The DNA region TTCTTCATCAACAGGAGAAGTTGGGAGAGCAGTTGTGATATGTACGGGAGAATGGTTATCAGCCGGGTTATTATCTATTTCTTCAGCGCTCAGATGTTCCTTACCTAAGGGCAATCGTATAATGAAGCGGGAACCCGGTTTCCCTTCATTATTTTCTGCTTCTATTGTACCATGGTGTAACTCTATTAATGAACGGCTTAGATGCAATCCGATACCCGTACCTACATTAGAGTTATTGTGGCTGTTACGGATTTGATAGAAACGCTCAAAAATTCTTCCTATCTCTGCAGGATCAATTCCGATGCCGCTATCTTCCACTATTATTTCAAAATAATGTTGTAAAGAGCATGGAGCATTTATGTCGTTACCTGTGCGGAGATAAATATTGATTTTTCCGTTTTCCGGTGTAAATTTGAACGCATTAGAGATTATGTTCAGGATAACTTTATCAAAATTCTTAGGATCTATCCATGCCTGTAAGCTTTCCATCTCTGTTTGAAAACTAAGAGTGATATGTTTGGCATTTGCTTGATATTCGAAGGTATAGTATAGATCTCGGATGAAGCCTACGATGTCTACCTCCTGAAATTTCAGTGACATTTGTCCTTTGTCTATTTTGCGAATATCCATCAGCTGGTTGACCAGGCGCAGAATACGTTCAGCATTCCGATAAATAGTGTGATAGTTTTTCTGTCGTTCTCCATCTTTATCAGTAGCGATAAGCTTCTGTAATGGGCTTATGATAAGAGACATCGGAGTACGTATCTCATGGGATATATTGATGAAAAACTGCAATTTGGCTTCATTGATTTGTTCTGCGTGAATATGTTCCAATATTTCCTGACGGGCACGGTAACGATGACGCACCTGGATGATGATGATATAGATGATGACTATCAGTAATATTCCATACATTAGCTTTGCCCATCCGGATGCATACCATGCGGGATAAATAGTGATAAGTATTTCTTTAATATCAGAATAGGAGCCATTATCTTTTGCTTTCACTTGGAATGTGTAGTCGCCAGGGTTTAGATTACTGAATGAAACTCGGTTGATGCCTTGTTGTAAACTAATCCAGTTGCTGTTGTTGATGCGGTATATATAGGTGATTCGCTCTGGGCTGAAAAACTCCATGGCTGAAAATTCAATACTGAAAGAGTTGTCCTTGTGGGAAAGCTGGAAGTGATTGGCATCCATCACTGCAGTAGTGACAATGTCTTTACTTCCTGATTTCATCCCTTTCTTTACCATTTTATCATGGATATAGAAATCCGTAATCCGAATCTCGGGCTTTTTATTCGAATTGGTTATTTCTGCCGGATTAAAATAAGTGATACCGTTGGTACCTCCAAAAATCAGTTCACCTTGCTGACATGCAAAGCCGGCTCCTTTGCTGAATTCATTACCTTGTAATCCGTCACTTGCATAGAAATTAATGAAGCCCTGATTTTTAGGATTGAACCGACTGATTCCATAATTTGTACTGATCCAAAGATAGCCATCCATATCTTCTTTGATTGCGCATATATAATTGCTTGGCAAACCGTCCACTATTGTGTATTCTTGGATATCAAGACTTTGGGGATTGAGTCGTTTTAATCCTTTAGACGTTCCTATCCAGATGATTCCATCACTACCCTCGTGAAGGGCATAAATTACATCTTCATATAATATTCTTCTGTTTTTCAGAGGGGAAATGAAATCCATGTTTTTTATGTCCAAACACCCTAGGCCGTCATAAGTTCCTATGTACAGTTTGCCTTCATCAGTGTATAAGAGACTGTTTATCCATGAATTATGTAGCATGTTTATTCTATTCCAGTTGCTGTTGTTATTGGCGAGCATTGAGCATTGGCCTATTTTCCCGGTATTTATATCCATGTAAAACAGGCCGCCTCCCATAGTTCCTATCCACAATGTCTTGTTATCATCTTCTGCAAAGCAATATATGTTTTCTGTCAAGTTGGACGGCTGTTCCGATAGCTTCAGGTATTCGCAGCGACCGGTCTTGGAGTCCAGTCGAGCCATGCCGTGAAGGTAAGAGCCTATCCACAGATTGTAGTTGGAGTCTTCAAAGATACTCATGATGGTTGCGGGAACTGAATGTGGGTCATCTGTAGGAGCAAAGTGCGCTTTCAACGTGTTGTCCGGGGCAATTGCATAGATCCCATCATTGTCGGTACCTACCCAGAGAGTTCCAGTATGGTCCTTGCATACTGACATGACGCAGTTCGAACCGATTACATTATGTACGGAAGATTTATACCCCATGTATTTGAATTTGTTGATAGTGGCAGGTATAATCATAACCCCTTTCTGGAAAAAGCCTAACCAGGTATTTCCTATTTTATCTTTCAGAATAGAGTGTACTTTGGCTTTTTTCAGGTTAAATGTGGTGATGTTAAAATTGGCTTCCTTTATCTTTTGTTCCTGAGTATCATATATTTTTATTCCCGAACCGTCTGTACCGATAAATATCTCATTCTGATTTCCGGGATATAGAATTTTGATAGGCAAATTGGGATTAGGAGTATATATAATAGGAATAAATGTATCTGCTTTGTCATTATATATAAATAGCCCTTTCTTTAAACTACTCATATAAAGATTGCCTTGGTGGTCTTCACACATACTCGAAACTGTATTCTTCGCTATGTCTTTTTCGCCTGAATAATGTTTGGATTGGTTATTTTCATCAAAACGAAAGATACCATTATCACCTGTTGATATCCATAAATTCCCTTTTTTATCTTCATATGCAGATGTGATTAAATTGCTAGGAATAAATTGGCTTATTTGCCTGGCATTTATGCTGTCTCCTTTTGTCTCCAGTAGAAACATGCTATGTCCCGAGGTACCTATTAGTATTTCTCCATTATTGCGTTCAAGTATTGTCGCTATATTGGGGGCTATCGGAGCTCCGCTGGAAAGGTACATCGGAATGGTGGTAAAGCTATCTGTTGCCCGGTCATATATTTGTAATCCGTTCAGGGAACCTATGAAAAAGCGTCCTTGACTGTCTTCATAAAGTGTACGTACGTAGTCGTTAAGTAGAGAGTGGGGGTTATCTTTTTCATTTCTATAAACGGTGAATTTAGCACCATCATATCTATTCAAGCCGTCTTCTGTTGCAATCCATATTATTCCGTCACGATCTTGATATATTTTATTGAGCATACTGCTTGATAGGTCTTTGTCGACCGTGAACATCTTCCCTTCCTGTCCATGAAATGTGGTAGATAAGCATAAAAATAATAGGCATAAAATAAATTTGGTTTTCATAGTTATTAATTTTATGCTTGCAAATATACTTAATATCCACTATATTTCCTTTTAAAATATGAACTTATATGTCGAATTTCTTATTCAGATCTGGATTCTTTTTTGTTTCACTGTAAGGGGGCGGGTAGATCGTAATTGTTGTTTCCGTCAAACTCAACAGTCTTTCTCTTGGTATAATGTTTTCACAGAATCAGCCGGCATATAAAAAAAGAGGGGAAGCGCTGGCTTCTCCTCTTAAAGACAGGTTTGTGAAGTATGTGATTACCTTCTTTCATTCAGCATTTTCGGTGTCGGGCATTCATGATTGTCGATAGGAAGCTTCACTTGTTTCAAATCATCCAATTCATGTATTGGTCTTTCCACTTCGTAAGGGGTACGCATACCCGAAAATTCCTGGAAGTATAGCAGACAGGCATCTTTCCACCATACGGCATCACGTGCCTGTATCTTCAGGCGTGACTGTACGTCCTTGAAACGTTTCGCATCGATATAGTTCTCGGCCAGGTCCCATATCTTCTGAAAGTTTCTTACCTGCTGTACACCATGATCGTAGCGATAGCAAAGTTCGTCCCATAAAGTATGTCCGCTTTGCATGGTGTGCCCCCAGGGGGCATGATGGAACCACAAGAGATACTCATCCGGACAAGTACGGATGTCATCGTAAAGGCGGCAGAGCGAATCGGGATATTGGGCTGTAGCATTGCTACCCGTATGACTGCGATCGAAACCTATCCCCTGTTTGTCTGCTTTATGATAGTAAGACGGCATCCAGTCGGGGCGTGCACCGGGCACGTCGCACCAAGGTTCCGGGCCGTAATGGTGTCCCCATGCAAAGAGGTGATGCAGCCCGAGTGGCATCATATAGTCTACCACGGCCTCGCGGCTTTCCATCATCATTTGCTTTAATGAAGAATGAAGATTTAAGAATGAAGAATTGGCTGCGCTATCGGTCTGCAAACCTTCTTCATTCTTCATTTGTAGTTCTTCATTGTAGAAGGTCTGTTTCAGCCATTCTTCTGCGATTGTTTCCGATGTCAAGGAAGGATTCCAGGCCATGCGCCCGAAAGCGTACCAGTTGGCTTGGGCAAAAGGATGACCGCACCAGTTTGTATCCGTACCTATATTGGCGACACCTGCTATGGCTTTCAGTGAAGACGGCTTCACAAAGTCGAAGAACTCTTCCCACATCGGGGCAAGATAGGCAAGGTGATTGGAGAAGCCCAGATATTCTTGTGTGATCTGGAACTCGACCATCTGCGGAGTCCGGGGCATAGCGCCGAATAAAGGACTATACGGTTCGCGAGGCTGGAAGTCGACCGGACCGTTCTTTATCTGTACGATGACATTGTTGCGGAATTGTCCATCCAAAGGCTGGAATTCCAGATAGGCTTGCTTTGCGCGGTCTGCATCCGTTGGGCTGTAGACGAAAGCGCGCCACATGACGATGCCTTTATAGGGCTTCAATGCATCTGCCAGCATATTGGCGCCTTCGGCATGTGTACGGTTGAAGTCGCACGGGCCGGGCTGTCCTTCGGAATTGGCTTTCACCAGGAAGCCACCGAAGTCGGGAATGGTGCGATAGATCTCTTTGGCTTTCTGCTTCCACCAGGCGATGACATCTTTGTCCAAAGGATCGGCTGTGGAAAGCCCGCCCAGTTGCATGGGGGAGGCAAAGTTGATAGAGAGATATACCTTGATGCCGTAAGGACGGAATATGTCTGCCAGAGCCTTTACCTTTTCCAGATATTCGGCGGAAAGGATTTTAGAAGAAGCATTTACATTGTTCAGCACCGTTGCATTGATTCCGATGGAGGCATTGGCACGCGCATAAGCTTCGTATCTGTCGGAGAGTGTGCCGGGCAGTTCTTCCCAGTTCCAAAGAGATTTGCCGGCATAACCGCGCTCGATGCTGCGGTCGAGGTTATCCCAATGATTGAGAATACGCAGGTCATAGGCAGGGTTCTCCGTTATTTCCAAGTCTGTTTCCGAAGGCTTTCCAAAGTTCCGCATTTCTTGCAGGCGGATCAGGTGATAGGCAGCATAAAGCAAACCCGTTTCGCTGGGAGAAGTGACGGTGAGTTTTCCATTTACTTGTCGTATACGAAAGCCTTCAGAAGATAGTTGTTTGTCTTTCTTCAGTACAAGCGTAACGGGGAGCCCTTTCCATGCCTGTTTCAGTTCACGGACGGCTATGTTTAGTGTCGGAGACTGGCGAGGCGCTGTAATTTGTGCGTGGGCATCTGTCGATTGCCGGAGCCACAAGCGGCTGCCGTCTTCAGCGGATACGGGTCCGAGTAAACAAAATAATAATAAGAATAAAGAGAACAGTTCTTTCATAAACAAAAAGTATTGGTTGGTTTATTCATCGGCGGGGTAGCGTACTCCCCATTCGCGGCGTAAGTCATCCATCATGCGCATGATGCGCAGGGTTTCGGCGTGAGGCATATAGGGAGATTCGAGCCATCCATTCCTCAGAGCTTCCATGGATGCATATACCTGATATTCATATCCGGTGATTTGTGGCGGACAGTTGTAGACAACTGCCGTCTTATAATCTTCCGTTACCACCCTGATTCGTTGCGGATTGTTGATATTTTCAATGATCAAGTGGCCTTTGTCACCGGAAATGATGCCTTGGCGGTCGGTCATACTCAGCATACTGCTGTGCAGTACAGCGATTTTCCCATCCTTGAATGTAAGAGTGATACTATTCTGTGCATCTACTCCGGTATCGGTCTTTACGCAGGTAGAGGTGACACGCTCTACGTCCGTCCCGAAAACCATGGAAGCAAAGTTCAGTGCATACACTCCCAGGTCGAGCAGAGCCCCGCCTGCCAGTGCCGGTTGGCGGAGGCGCTCACGGTTGCCGATTGGGTAACCCAGATTGGCGGACAGCGTCATGGGGTGTCCGATGATTCCACCGTTTACAAGGTCATTGATGGTTTGCGATAGAGGCATGTAACGTGTCCAGATGGCTTCGGTGATGAAGAGTTCCTTTTCTTTGGCAAGATTCAGCAGTTCCTCCGCTTGGCGGGCATTGGCGGTGAATGCCTTTTCGCATAAAACCGCTTTGCCTTTCAGCAGACTCATACGTGCATGTTCGAAATGGTGGGAATGGGGAGTGGCAATATATACCAACTCCACCTCTTCATCATCCAGCATTTCTTCATAAGAACCATAGGCACGGGTAAATCCCCACCGGTTGGCAAAGTCACGGGCAGTCTGCAATTGGCGGGAAGAGACTGCATAAGCTTCTACTCCCTCCATTCCTTCGAGGGTGATTGCCATCTTTTCGGCAATCCACCCGGTACCTATAATACCTATTTTGATAGTATCCATACTCTATCGGGCAACGGTTAATCAACTCCTTCAATGGTGACGATCTTTCCGTTGGCGTCGTATTCCAGTTCGCATACTTTCAGGCTGCGCAACCAGGTGCGTCCGCCGGAAGGCACACTGTCGTGATGGAACAGATACCATTTGTCCCGGTATTCCACGATGGAGTGGTGGGTAGTCCAGCCTACCACCGGAGTCAGGATTACTCCCTGATAGGTGAATGGACCGTAAGGATTGTCACCGATGGCGTAGCACAGGCGGTGAGTATCACCGGTAGAGTAGGAGAAGTAATACTTTCCGTTATACTTGTGCATCCAGCTTGCTTCGAAGAAACGGCGTTCGTTGTCTCCGGCTGTCAGCGGTTGCCCGTTTTCGTCCAGAATCACTACGGCTTTAGGTTCCTCGGCGAATTGTAGCATGTCCGCGCTAAGGCGGGCAACACGTGCGGGGATGGACGGTTCATTGTCTGCGGGGAAAGTAGCTCCGCTTTCCAGGGCTTTGTTGTCGCGATAGCGTTGCAATTGTCCACCCCACAGACCACCGAAGTACATATAATAGTTACCGTCTCCATCATTCAGAACGGCAGGGTCTATACTGTAACTTCCGCGCATCGGGTCGGGTTGAGGAATGAACGGACCTTCGGGACGGTCGCTGATGGCAACGCCGATACGGAAGATATCGTTCTGGTCTTTCAGGGGGAAATACATATAATACTTGCCGTCTTTCTCAGCTACGTCGCAATCCCAAAGCTGGCGTCCTGCCCAGGGGATATCTTCGGTGGTGAGTACCAGGCCATGGTCTGTGATTTCTCCTTTCATGGGGTCATCGGTAGAGAAGATGTGGTAGTCTTTCATATTGAAATGGTCGCCGTTATCATTTTCGGGGATACCGCTTTCCCAGTCGTGGGAAGGGTAGATGTAAAGGCGGTCGTTGAACACATGCACGGCAGGGTCTGCCATATAATCTCCGGGTACTAGGTATCTTTTTTCTTTCTTCATGACTCTATAATTTTAAAGGTTAATTCGTATAGTTTCCTGTGGCGTAAATGCCGACCATAGTTCCGGTGAAACCTCCGGCTGTCTGCGTGCTTATCAGGTCGGCGGAGACGGGTTCGCCCACTTGCGTCCAGTTACCTTTAGGACTGGTAGAGTAGCAGAAGGTATAGTTTACTGCATTATCTCCTTCTACTTTCAGATATACTTTCCCATCTGTCCGGGTTAGCGGGCTGCCGGCCTGGCTGCACAGTCTGCCATGGCTGTATGTTTCCAGAAGCATGACGGGTTTGCCGTCTTTGTCCAGTGTCTTTCCGAAGCGAATATAGCAATTATCATCATGGAAACAGATGATGCCTGCGAAATCCTTCGGTTGTTGTGGCACGAAGTCCAAGCCGGTCTGAGCTGTGAATGTCCAATTGTTAATCCAGCGACCGATGGCGGCGGGCTGACGCTTTTGGTTAAGATCAGTACTGCTGGCGGTCATTTCCAACTGCCCTTTGCTGTTTATATTGTAGCGGGGCACCAGTGGAGTGCGGATAAAGAATGCTTCTTTAGCCAGTCCGTTTGCTGTCCATAGTGGGGCGGGATCGCAGGAGCGGTCGGCGGTATAAGTGATGACGTCACCCTCGGGAAGGATAATGGGTTGATTCTCTTTCCAGGTCACCGGGAGCATGAAAGTCTCGCGTCCCATCACGTCGTGACCGTTGCGATAGGGGCGGACACCGAGGAAGACAGCATACCAGTCGCCATCGGGAGTTTCCACCAGATCGGCATGACCGACGCAGGTAACCGGATTGGGGCGGTCGCCCGGCAAGCCGCGTTGCGTCAATATCGGGTTGATGGCACAAGGTTTGAAAGGACCGAACGGAGACGCGGAGGTGAAGATCACTTCCGAGTGGTTGGGGCCTGTTCCACCTTCGGCAGCCATCAGGTAGTATGTACCGTTGATGTGGTAGAGGTGTGGACCTTCTATCCAGCTGGGATGCTGGGTTTTGTCTACACCCCCGTCAATAATCATCTTCTGTTTTCCTACGGTACAACCGTTTTTCCAGTCGAATTCGCGTATCCAGATAGCGCGGTGACCGTCATATTCGGGCTTTCCTGCCGGACCGTCATTGTTCACAATGTATGCTTTCCCGTCTTCGTCGAAGAGAAATCCGGGGTCGATGCCGCCCACTTCGGGCAGGAAAGTGGGATCACTCCAGTTTCCTTTCTTCGGATCATCGGTGGTGACGAAGAAGTTGCCGCCACCATCTACGGCTGTGGTGATCAGATAGAACAGTCCGTTGTGAGGATTGTATTTGATGTCCGGAGCATAGATACCGCCGCTGATGCGCAGTCCGTCGTACATAGGCAACTGTGAGGGGCGGTTGAGAACGTAGCCCAGTTGTTCCCAGTTCGTCAGGTCTGTGCTGTGCCAGATGGGTACGCCGGGGTAGAAGGCGAAAGAGGAGTTGACCATATAATAGTCGTTTCCCACGCGGCAGATGCTCGGGTCAGGGTAACAACCCGGTAAAACGGGGTTTTGCAATTGACAATTGACAATTGACAGTTGACAATTGGCTGCGCTGTCACGCTGCATAGAATTGTCAATTGAGTAGCTGAATTCGTAGAATTTAGCTACTCTTGGTTCCAGAATTTCTTTCAGGAAGGGCTTGGGCTGATAGTTACGGTCGAAGAGTAGGGGATATTCCCGTCTTCCCGGTACGGGCCAGTCATTCTTCCAGGAGTCGCCGTCCGATACTCCCCAGGCGGTTACGCGTGTAATGACGTCTGAGTGCTTTATGAAAAGTTCCATGAACGATTTCATACGTGCATTCCATAGATTGGAAACACTATCCAGCAGAGCTTCGGGATAGGGGTTCAAGGCTTTCTCAAAGGCTACTTTGTCGGCAATATTTGCTCCGCGGTTTACGGTTGGCAAAGCACTCATGTCCCATTCCGTTATCATCACTTTTGCACCTGTGGAGGCAAAGGCGAGAAGGCTGGTTTCATATTCGCCTATGCTTGGGTAATCCAATCCCATGTGTCCCTGCATACCTACAGCATCTATGCGCAATCCTTTTTCTTTGAGTGAATTGACCATATGCACCACTGCGTCTCGGCGTCCCGGTTCGTGCATACCGTAGTCGTTGTAGTAGAGTTCCGCTTCCGGATCTGCCTCATGTGCATATTGGAAAGCCAGCGGGATATATTCTTCTCCCAGTATCTCGTAGAACTTGCTCCGGCGGTAACTTCCGTCTCCTTCAATAGCTTCGTTTACTACATCCCAGCCTTTAATGCGACCTTTATATCGGCCCACGATGGTATGGATATGGCTTTTCAGCCGCTCTTTCAGGATTTCGGGTGAAACATTCTTTCCTTCGGTATCTACGCAGAACCAAGGTGAGAGCTGGGAATGCCACACCAGGCAATGCCCGATGATGAACATTCCGTTATCCTCGCCGAACTTAACGAATTCGTCTGCCAGGCTAAAGTCATATCTATCTTCTTCCGGGTGTATCACTTCACTCTTCATGCAGTTTTCGGCCACAATAGAGTTGAAGTGGCGGCGCACTACATCGACTGCGCTGGTGTCGCGACCCGCAGCCTGTTCGGAATTAATGGCGACACCAACGAGGAATTTATCGCCGAGAATGTTTTTTAGAGTCGGGTCTGCCGCAACAGGTTTGTCGCTATTGCAAGATATAAATGCGGCGGCGCAGACTGATAATGCTAAATACTTTAATTTCATGCTATTTTAGTATGATTAATACGAATCAGTTAAGAAATGTGATATACGGACTATCTCAGTTTCCCCTCCTCTCGGGAGGAGGGATGTCCAAAGGGCGGGGTGGTAGGTGAGAAAGAATACCTTAGTGCTATGATTAATGGGTACTTATTGCTTTACCTACCACCTCCCCCTTACGGGGACTCCTCCTTCTTGAAGGAGGAGAATTTAGAGAGTACAGGCTGTTATTTAATTCATTTCAGACCGGGATTAGGAAAATATCCCGTACCCGGGATGGTTAATAATCTTCTTTACTTCTGCGTTCCGTCAGTTCAGCCTGCATCTCTTCATTATACTTCTTTGTAATAGGATAGAAGTACAGCGCTATGACGCCGATAAAGAACGTAACAGCCGGAATAATACTGGATGAAAGCACGATACCATGAATAGCCGATTCGCTTTGTGCGATCCCTGCACCCGATACATAACCGAAACCGGAGAGCAGGAAACCCAAAATAGCACCGCCAATACCCAATCCGGCCTTCAGGGCAAACACTACACCTGCAAACACGAAACCCGTTGCACGGCGGTGATTGATATATTCCGAATGATCCGCCACGTCAGCAATCATAGCCCAAAGCAACGGAACGGTAGGAGCGTATGCCAAACTCTTGAGGAAGTTCAGAACGAACATCGTCTCTACATCCCTCTCATTCGGGAAATAGAAGAAGGCGGTGAACACTGCTGTCAGAGCCAAACAAACGATAAATACCGATTTCTTTCCGAAACGGTTGGCCAGGAAGCCGGACAGGAAGATAACGCCGAAGAACTGTACCACTGCTCCCAGCATGTTGAACACACCGAAGCCCACTTCATAAGCCTTTTCAGGACTGCTGACAATAAGGCCGAAAGCATTCAGTATCGTATAACCCACCGAATCACTGGCCTGTGTAGCCACCAACCCCAGTTTATCGAGGAAGGCAAATAATGCGCCCGAATCCACATAATTCTCAAAGTAGTAGTTCATAGCGCTTCCCCACATGGCAAGGGTCGTGAAAAGGAAGAGCGTCAGGATGAACATCGCCCGCCAGGGAATATTCTTGAATACATCCTTGATGTCTTTCCGGGTATCAGTTTTCTGATTTGCCGGCGGTGTGATACGTTCACGGCTGGAGAAGAAAGTAATAACCAGGAACACGAAACCGATGACTGCAAATAAGGAAATAGTGCACAGCCAACCGTGCCCCTTATCACCGCTTTCACCTGCGAACTTGCTCACCAACGGGAGCGTCAAGCCCTGTACCACAAACTGCGCAATGGTAGCGGCAACGAAACGGATAGACGTAATGCTTGTACGTTCCTTGATGTCACTTGACATTACACCACCCAACGATGCGTACGGTGTATTGTTGAACGAGTAAAGCGTCATCAACAAGGTATAGGAGATTGTAGCGTACACCGCTACCAAACCTTTATCCTCGATGCCGGGATTGTAGAATGCCAACACATAGAACACCATGAACGGCAATGCGGTCCAGAGT from Bacteroides sp. MSB163 includes:
- a CDS encoding MFS transporter; protein product: MNALSQKVSMAEKIGYSLGDCSANLVFQMMMIYQTKFYTDVFGLEGAIAGSVMLIARIVDAFVDPTVGILSDRTQTKWGKYRPWVLWTALPFMVFYVLAFYNPGIEDKGLVAVYATISYTLLMTLYSFNNTPYASLGGVMSSDIKERTSITSIRFVAATIAQFVVQGLTLPLVSKFAGESGDKGHGWLCTISLFAVIGFVFLVITFFSSRERITPPANQKTDTRKDIKDVFKNIPWRAMFILTLFLFTTLAMWGSAMNYYFENYVDSGALFAFLDKLGLVATQASDSVGYTILNAFGLIVSSPEKAYEVGFGVFNMLGAVVQFFGVIFLSGFLANRFGKKSVFIVCLALTAVFTAFFYFPNERDVETMFVLNFLKSLAYAPTVPLLWAMIADVADHSEYINHRRATGFVFAGVVFALKAGLGIGGAILGFLLSGFGYVSGAGIAQSESAIHGIVLSSSIIPAVTFFIGVIALYFYPITKKYNEEMQAELTERRSKEDY